From Calidithermus timidus DSM 17022, a single genomic window includes:
- a CDS encoding thioredoxin family protein translates to MATMKGFPLTFVGRIENLPFHPYLHDRGDLLARALRIQSAPTLVVLKDGWEVKRLTGKINPSAKALALLVDAAEAGLLSPAYTLAVSLGQIAPAPYQDFSGLLVFGYEQCRWCDLEKESRPYFVSSQSAYGSFIAKGGGRKPAKVS, encoded by the coding sequence TTGGCCACAATGAAGGGCTTTCCCCTAACTTTTGTCGGCCGAATCGAAAACCTTCCTTTTCACCCCTATTTGCACGACCGAGGCGACCTCCTAGCCCGTGCGCTGCGGATTCAATCCGCTCCCACGCTGGTGGTTTTAAAGGATGGTTGGGAGGTCAAGCGGCTTACCGGGAAGATCAATCCCTCCGCGAAGGCCCTTGCCTTGCTCGTCGATGCCGCCGAGGCGGGACTACTCAGCCCGGCGTATACCTTGGCAGTATCCCTAGGACAGATCGCGCCCGCACCCTACCAGGACTTCTCTGGCCTGTTGGTCTTCGGTTACGAGCAGTGCCGCTGGTGTGATCTCGAGAAAGAGAGCCGGCCATACTTTGTCAGCAGTCAGTCAGCCTACGGATCATTTATAGCGAAGGGAGGTGGCCGGAAGCCTGCAAAGGTGAGCTGA
- a CDS encoding aspartate-semialdehyde dehydrogenase has protein sequence MKIAIVGATGAVGQELLRVLERRNFPLTELRLYASARSAGRRLEFQGKSYTVEALPEGPLPADVVLASAGGSLSKHYAPIWAKQSIVIDNSSAWRYEDWVPLIVPEVNAHAIKGHKNLIANPNCTTAILLMGLYPLHKAFKAKRVIVSTYQSSSGAGASGMQELLEGTRAWLENEPVVNQIFAHPLPFNVIPHIDSFQDNGYTKEEMKVLWETQKIMGDYEVRVSCTAVRVPTLRVHSEAVTVEFERPVTPEAAREVLAQAPGVELVDDPANKRYPLPHSATGKFNVEVGRLRKSLVFDNGLDFFIAGDQLLKGAALNAVQIAELLLEPVAR, from the coding sequence GTGAAAATCGCTATCGTAGGAGCAACAGGGGCAGTTGGACAGGAGCTTTTGCGGGTGCTCGAGCGGCGAAACTTCCCGCTGACCGAGCTCAGGTTGTACGCCTCGGCCCGCTCGGCGGGCAGGCGCTTGGAATTCCAGGGCAAATCCTACACCGTCGAAGCCCTGCCCGAAGGCCCCCTGCCGGCAGACGTGGTGCTCGCGAGCGCGGGCGGCAGCCTCTCCAAGCACTACGCCCCCATCTGGGCGAAGCAGAGCATCGTCATCGACAACTCCTCGGCCTGGCGCTACGAGGACTGGGTGCCCCTCATCGTGCCCGAGGTCAACGCCCACGCCATCAAGGGGCACAAGAACCTCATTGCCAACCCCAACTGCACCACCGCCATCCTGCTGATGGGGCTTTACCCGCTGCACAAAGCCTTCAAGGCCAAGCGGGTGATCGTGAGCACCTACCAGTCGAGCTCGGGAGCCGGGGCCAGCGGGATGCAGGAGCTGCTGGAGGGTACGCGGGCTTGGCTCGAGAACGAGCCGGTCGTCAACCAAATTTTTGCCCACCCCCTGCCCTTCAACGTCATCCCCCACATCGATAGCTTCCAGGACAATGGCTACACCAAGGAAGAGATGAAGGTGCTGTGGGAGACCCAGAAGATCATGGGCGACTACGAGGTGAGGGTTTCGTGTACCGCCGTGCGCGTGCCCACCCTGCGGGTGCACAGCGAGGCCGTGACCGTGGAGTTCGAGCGGCCCGTGACCCCGGAGGCCGCCCGCGAGGTGCTGGCTCAGGCCCCCGGCGTGGAGCTGGTGGACGACCCGGCCAACAAGCGTTACCCGCTGCCCCACAGTGCCACCGGCAAGTTCAACGTCGAGGTGGGGCGGTTGCGTAAGAGCCTGGTTTTCGATAACGGGCTGGACTTCTTCATCGCAGGCGATCAGCTGCTCAAAGGGGCTGCGCTCAACGCCGTGCAGATCGCCGAGCTGCTGCTCGAGCCCGTGGCAAGATAG